AACCTTTCCGGAACACAAAAAACCATGACACAAGAAAAACTATGGCTTGGGATTGGGTTTTTAGCGCAGGGTTTGTTCTCTGCCAGATTCCTTGTCCAATGGATTGCCAGTGAAAGAATCGGCCGAAGTGTTGTCCCCGTGGCTTTTTGGTACCTGAGTTTGGCTGGTGGGGCTCTGTTGTTGGCCTATGCCGTGTGGCGCCGAGATCCCGTATTTATTCTCGGACAAGGGACAGGTCTTATCATTTACGGTCGGAACCTTTATCTGGTTTACAAAGAAAAAAGAGTAAGGGCATGTGGAGCAAAAAGCCCTTAAAGGATTTCGTGCTGTGGAGTCTTCTCTGCGCCACGGTAGGGGTTATGGCTTTTCAGGGGACGCGAGGCCTCTACGAATCCACGGAAGGCCGTTATGCCGAGTGTGCTCGGGAAATGCTCGTCTCGGGGGATTTTCTTAGGCCCACCTTGGATTTTGCTCCCCACTGGACAAAGCCTCCTTTGACCTACTGGGCCGTTGCCGCAGGTGTCCATCTTTTCGGCCGCCATGCTTGGGGGGCTAGAGCTTACCTCATTCCTACCTTTATTCTTACGGTTTGCGCGGTTTATTGGTTGGGACGGTGGATGTGGCAAGCGGAGGCGGGAGCCGTGAGCGCTTTGGTCTACGCCAGCATGTGGGGACCTGTGGGCGCTGCTTTTACGGTCAATGCCGATTCCCTTTTGACACTCTGGGAAACCTGGGCTCTTGCCTGTTTCTGGTGGGGTGTTCGCACGCGTCGTCAATTTCCTATCACCCTGATGTGGTTGTTTTTTGGTTTGGCTTTTTTCACCAAGGGTCCGCCCGGTTTGCTACCGTTATTAGCCCTCGTTGTTTTGAGAGTTTTTGCGAAGAGTTTCGAGGTTCGAAGCACTCGTTTTTGGGTTCCGGCTGGAATGGGTCTAGGGTTGGTGACGGCTTTGTGGTGGTACTTATGGGCCATAGCGCACTACCCGGGTCTTCTTTCCTATTGGCTCAAACACGAAGTTGTCGGTCGGGTGGTTACCGACGAGTTTGAAAGACACCCTCATTGGTATGAAATGTTCACCGTATACTGGCGTTTCCTCTTGGGTGGCTCTTTGCCGTGGCTTGCCGCGGTGCTATGGATGGAGCGACACCGGCTTGTTGCATGGGGTCGAGGGCTTGCCGGTCAGGGATTCAGAACACATCTTGAGGCATGGGCTTTGTTCTGGCGAAACCTTTCGATCCAGGGAAAGTTTCTAGCCTTTGGTTTTTGGGTTCCTTTGGCGGTATTTTCCTTCAGCCGGTCACGGCTTCCCCTGTATGTGCTTCCTTTGATGCCCTTGATCAGCTGCGCCATGGGCCACAGAATAGGGAATCTTTTGAGCCAAGGTCGAATCAGTCAAAAAGG
The DNA window shown above is from Desulfosoma sp. and carries:
- a CDS encoding lipid-A-disaccharide synthase N-terminal domain-containing protein: MTQEKLWLGIGFLAQGLFSARFLVQWIASERIGRSVVPVAFWYLSLAGGALLLAYAVWRRDPVFILGQGTGLIIYGRNLYLVYKEKRVRACGAKSP
- a CDS encoding glycosyltransferase family 39 protein, coding for MWSKKPLKDFVLWSLLCATVGVMAFQGTRGLYESTEGRYAECAREMLVSGDFLRPTLDFAPHWTKPPLTYWAVAAGVHLFGRHAWGARAYLIPTFILTVCAVYWLGRWMWQAEAGAVSALVYASMWGPVGAAFTVNADSLLTLWETWALACFWWGVRTRRQFPITLMWLFFGLAFFTKGPPGLLPLLALVVLRVFAKSFEVRSTRFWVPAGMGLGLVTALWWYLWAIAHYPGLLSYWLKHEVVGRVVTDEFERHPHWYEMFTVYWRFLLGGSLPWLAAVLWMERHRLVAWGRGLAGQGFRTHLEAWALFWRNLSIQGKFLAFGFWVPLAVFSFSRSRLPLYVLPLMPLISCAMGHRIGNLLSQGRISQKGLVTLALIATMFIVFGKGVMAYWPSKRDMGALARAVEAVWPKEEASESRPLYVVSRSPLYGLRFYWGDSLIRVYPKADKVPPPGFHPLSILTTPSGPEPISPYKGKRVVAQRGDVLKLLEHLQREGYRADSRPLTRYWSLLEVKRVTEDNPGRSIGASGASPRSALVF